A window of the Dysidea avara unplaced genomic scaffold, odDysAvar1.4 SCAFFOLD_495, whole genome shotgun sequence genome harbors these coding sequences:
- the LOC136246176 gene encoding uncharacterized protein, whose translation MDELIDPSYRETSQLQKKAKVQAVLLRDFRKRWCHEYLAALREYHRASGNNKQSIREGDVVVVHDDTPRATWRMAVVTDLIAGRDGLIRAAVIRTANGNTTGPITKQYPLELNATEEKELGVEKSLTATTNSDNITPDPDSSGSEPSHPQRASARKATYQVKEW comes from the coding sequence ATGGATGAACTTATAGATCCAAGCTACAGAGAGACTAGTCAACTTCAGAAGAAAGCCAAGGTCCAGGCAGTCCTACTGAGAGATTTTCGCAAGAGGTGGTGTCATGAGTACTTAGCAGCATTAAGGGAGTACCACAGGGCATCTGGGAACAACAAACAGAGTATAAGAGAAGGTGATGTAGTCGTTGTTCATGATGACACCCCTCGAGCAACTTGGAGAATGGCTGTAGTGACGGATTTGATTGCTGGAAGAGATGGGCTGATACGAGCTGCTGTAATACGCACTGCTAATGGGAACACGACCGGACCAATAACTAAGCAGTACCCATTAGAACTCAATGCAACAGAAGAGAAGGAACTAGGGGTGGAGAAGAGTCTTACTGCTACTACCAATTCAGATAACATTACTCCTGATCCAGACAGCTCTGGGAGTGAGCCCAGTCACCCACAGCGAGCTTCTGCAAGGAAGGCCACATATCAAGTGAAGGAATGG